From one Aquicella lusitana genomic stretch:
- a CDS encoding histidine triad nucleotide-binding protein — MDCLFCKIANGEIPAQIIYRDDLIVAFDDINPQAPQHKIIIPQKHIATLNELRGEDSELIGYMVQSAVMLAKQLNIAHDGYRVLFNCNAGAGQSVFHIHLHLLGGRRMNWPPG; from the coding sequence ATGGATTGCTTATTTTGTAAAATTGCTAACGGAGAAATACCGGCCCAGATTATTTATCGGGATGATCTTATTGTAGCGTTTGATGATATCAATCCACAGGCGCCACAACATAAAATTATTATTCCGCAAAAGCACATTGCAACGCTTAATGAATTGCGTGGAGAAGACAGCGAACTCATCGGATACATGGTTCAATCCGCTGTCATGCTGGCTAAGCAGCTTAATATTGCCCATGACGGATATCGAGTGCTTTTTAATTGCAACGCCGGCGCAGGCCAGAGCGTATTTCATATCCATCTGCACTTACTAGGCGGTAGGCGCATGAACTGGCCGCCGGGCTAA
- a CDS encoding MFS transporter encodes MPNTYRHEKTSHNKLAWAVTLTASLFFFYEFIQMNFFNSINTQLRETFQLDAVQIGQLFSMYFYANALCLFPVGNLLDRFSTKKMLTFAVSICTLGTFIFTIANVFWVAALGRFLVGCGASFCFLSCIRLASRWFPPHRMAFVTGVIVTMAMLGGLVAQTPFALLVSYLGSWRQALMINTGLGVVILLAVLFVVQDRPPDSHEEAKADHQHLKELGLWRCIKLAALNPQNWFGGLYTSLMNLPVFILGGLWGILYLTNVHHITMAEASYATTMFFVGVIFGSLIYGWISDHIERRVFPMIVGAIISLVVMGILMYVPGLSLWSLILLFFLVGLVTSSQVLTYPTIAELNPIYLTSTAVSIDSVCIMVSGFVVPPFFGWLMEGTGVHAVVNGLTIYTAQDFNRAMLVMPIAFIIALVIAFFIRETYCRSQA; translated from the coding sequence ATGCCAAACACATACCGACATGAAAAAACATCGCACAACAAGCTCGCTTGGGCAGTGACATTGACTGCTTCGCTTTTCTTCTTTTACGAATTCATCCAGATGAATTTTTTTAATTCTATTAATACCCAATTAAGAGAAACGTTTCAGCTCGATGCGGTACAGATTGGCCAGTTATTTTCCATGTATTTTTATGCCAATGCACTATGTCTTTTCCCGGTAGGGAACCTGCTTGATCGTTTTTCCACTAAAAAAATGCTCACTTTTGCAGTCAGCATCTGTACCCTCGGCACATTCATTTTCACTATTGCCAATGTTTTCTGGGTCGCAGCGCTTGGCCGGTTTCTGGTAGGTTGCGGCGCTTCGTTCTGTTTTTTAAGCTGTATTCGCCTTGCTTCGCGCTGGTTTCCGCCGCACCGAATGGCATTTGTGACAGGGGTCATTGTCACGATGGCCATGCTAGGCGGCCTGGTTGCGCAGACACCCTTTGCTTTACTTGTCAGTTACCTCGGTAGCTGGCGTCAGGCGCTGATGATCAATACCGGACTCGGGGTGGTGATTTTACTGGCCGTACTTTTTGTCGTGCAGGACCGGCCGCCGGATTCGCATGAAGAAGCCAAAGCTGATCACCAGCATCTGAAAGAACTCGGTTTGTGGCGTTGCATCAAGCTGGCAGCGCTTAACCCGCAAAACTGGTTTGGCGGGCTTTATACGTCCCTCATGAACCTACCCGTTTTTATCCTCGGTGGATTGTGGGGAATCCTGTATCTTACGAATGTTCACCATATCACGATGGCAGAAGCCTCCTATGCCACGACAATGTTTTTTGTAGGGGTTATTTTTGGCTCGCTGATTTATGGCTGGATTTCAGATCATATTGAAAGGCGCGTATTCCCCATGATAGTGGGTGCCATTATCTCCCTGGTTGTAATGGGTATCCTGATGTATGTGCCGGGGTTATCGCTCTGGTCGCTGATTCTGCTGTTCTTCCTGGTGGGCCTTGTTACCAGTTCACAAGTACTGACCTATCCCACCATTGCTGAGTTGAATCCTATTTATCTTACCAGTACGGCTGTCAGTATTGATTCAGTTTGCATCATGGTAAGCGGATTTGTTGTACCGCCGTTTTTTGGCTGGTTAATGGAAGGCACAGGCGTGCATGCAGTTGTGAATGGTTTGACAATCTATACAGCCCAGGATTTTAATCGTGCTATGCTGGTCATGCCGATTGCATTTATTATTGCTCTCGTGATCGCGTTTTTTATTCGTGAAACCTACTGCCGCTCGCAAGCATAG
- the gap gene encoding type I glyceraldehyde-3-phosphate dehydrogenase produces the protein MAIRVAINGYGRIGRNILRAHYEKKVHPEIQIVAINDLGDVNTNVHLTRYDTTHGKFPGEVSLSGNEMIVNGDKIRVVAERDPKKLPWKELNVDIVFECTGLFTSKEKAAQHLEAGAKKVIISAPATGVDATIVYGVNHDVLKASDTVISNASCTTNCLATIVKPLHEAVGVVSGLMNTVHAFTNDQSLLDVYHSDLRRARSATQSIIPTKTGAASAVGLVLPELNGKLDGFAVRVPTINVSLVDLTFEAKRATSVDEINNVIQKAANGALKGVLAYNDEQLVSIDFNHHPASAIFDTFGTKVMGNLVKVLAWYDNEWGFSNRMLDVAVAWMKVSSLSGETTERSKLSA, from the coding sequence ATGGCAATTCGCGTCGCGATTAATGGTTATGGTCGTATCGGCCGCAATATCTTGCGTGCTCATTATGAAAAAAAAGTGCATCCAGAAATTCAGATTGTCGCTATCAACGATCTGGGCGATGTGAATACCAATGTGCATCTTACGCGTTATGACACGACGCACGGTAAATTTCCAGGCGAAGTATCGCTGTCGGGAAATGAAATGATTGTGAACGGCGATAAAATCCGTGTAGTTGCCGAGCGGGATCCCAAAAAACTTCCCTGGAAAGAGTTGAATGTGGATATCGTATTTGAATGCACTGGTCTGTTTACTTCCAAGGAAAAAGCGGCACAGCATCTTGAAGCGGGTGCCAAGAAAGTCATTATTTCCGCGCCAGCAACCGGTGTCGATGCGACGATTGTGTATGGCGTGAACCATGATGTCCTTAAAGCGAGCGATACCGTGATTTCCAACGCTTCCTGCACCACCAATTGTCTTGCCACCATTGTCAAGCCACTGCATGAAGCAGTGGGCGTGGTCAGCGGTCTGATGAATACCGTGCATGCGTTTACGAACGATCAAAGCCTACTGGATGTTTATCACAGCGACTTGCGCCGTGCTCGTTCAGCTACGCAATCCATTATTCCCACGAAGACAGGCGCAGCTTCCGCTGTCGGTCTAGTTCTTCCCGAGTTGAATGGAAAACTGGATGGTTTTGCAGTACGCGTGCCGACCATCAATGTTTCGCTGGTTGACCTGACGTTTGAAGCCAAACGAGCTACTTCGGTGGATGAAATCAATAACGTCATTCAAAAAGCAGCAAACGGCGCCTTGAAAGGTGTACTGGCTTATAATGATGAACAGTTAGTATCCATTGATTTCAATCATCATCCTGCCTCGGCTATTTTTGATACCTTTGGTACTAAAGTGATGGGTAACTTGGTTAAAGTGCTTGCCTGGTATGACAATGAGTGGGGCTTCTCAAACCGCATGCTGGATGTAGCCGTTGCTTGGATGAAGGTATCAAGCTTATCAGGTGAAACAACTGAGCGATCCAAGCTGAGTGCTTAA
- the folE gene encoding GTP cyclohydrolase I FolE has protein sequence MQTYFKKIIEALGENPEREGLKNTPKRAAKAMEFLTQGYHQSIDQILNGALFETDNDEMILVKNIELYSLCEHHLLPFIGKCHVAYVPNGKIIGLSKIARIVDMHARRLQVQENLTREIAQTIFDVVGAKGVGVIIEAQHLCMMMRGVEKQNSVMSTSVMLGLLREDSRSRAEFLSLVKH, from the coding sequence ATGCAAACCTATTTCAAAAAAATCATCGAAGCGCTGGGCGAAAATCCAGAGCGCGAGGGATTAAAAAATACACCTAAACGAGCCGCTAAAGCCATGGAATTTTTAACGCAGGGATATCATCAGTCTATTGATCAGATTCTAAATGGCGCGCTTTTTGAAACAGACAATGATGAAATGATTCTTGTCAAAAACATTGAACTCTATTCATTGTGCGAACATCATTTACTTCCCTTTATTGGCAAATGCCATGTCGCTTATGTTCCCAACGGAAAAATCATCGGGCTATCCAAGATAGCGCGCATCGTCGATATGCATGCAAGACGGCTGCAAGTTCAGGAAAATCTTACGCGCGAAATTGCACAAACCATCTTTGATGTCGTAGGCGCAAAAGGCGTGGGCGTTATCATCGAGGCACAACATCTTTGCATGATGATGCGCGGCGTTGAAAAACAAAATTCAGTAATGAGCACTTCTGTCATGCTGGGTCTGTTACGCGAAGACTCACGATCACGAGCGGAATTTTTAAGCCTTGTGAAGCATTAA
- the tkt gene encoding transketolase, which translates to MSQPTRRDRADAIRFLSIDAVQKANSGHPGMPMGMADIAEVLWHDFLRHNPLNPHWMNRDRFMLSNGHGAMLQYALLHLAGYDLTIEDIKQFRQLHSRTPGHPEFGETPGVETTTGPLGQGIANAVGMAIAEKHLASLFNKPGFPIIDHYTYCFAGDGCLMEGISHEACSLAGTLGLGKLIVFYDDNGISIDGEVVNWFRDNTPLRFEAYGWHVIPNVNGHDSEAIHQAIIAAQAVTDKPTLICCKTTIGWGSPNLAGKAETHGAALGEKEIAAVRTQLNWPHTPFVIPEEVYASWDARQKGTALEKAWQALFDRYQHQYPELAKELLRRIEGRLPADWQTQADKLLHELNEKKQSVATRKASQLCLNLYANHLPEMMGGSADLTESNCTNWQGMKVFSDQVPEGRYIHYGVREFGMSAIMNGLALYKGIIPFGGTFLTFSDYARNAIRLASLMRQRVIFVYTHDSIGLGEDGPTHQPVEQLPGLRLMPGLSVWRPCDTVETAVAWRAAIERQGPTCLLFSRQALPHQERHPDQLPLVQRGGYILLDYADGKPDAILIATGSEVALAVEAAKQLKDAKIYVRVVSMPSTDVFLAQDENYRNQVLPGSVLAKVAIEAAAGDYWYRFVGLHGKVIGMNRFGASAPAKDVFRDCGFTVDHVVAITKEVIYSAANASLHFDAKCASGMEK; encoded by the coding sequence ATGTCACAGCCTACGCGTAGAGATCGTGCAGACGCCATTCGATTTTTAAGTATTGATGCCGTACAAAAAGCCAATTCCGGCCATCCTGGCATGCCAATGGGTATGGCAGATATTGCTGAAGTGCTATGGCATGATTTCTTACGCCATAATCCCCTCAATCCACACTGGATGAACCGCGACCGTTTTATGCTCTCTAACGGACATGGCGCCATGCTGCAATATGCGCTTTTGCATCTCGCTGGTTATGATTTGACAATTGAAGATATCAAGCAGTTCCGTCAGTTACACTCCAGGACGCCCGGGCATCCCGAATTTGGCGAAACGCCGGGGGTGGAAACCACGACGGGTCCTTTGGGTCAGGGCATTGCGAATGCCGTGGGGATGGCTATCGCAGAAAAACATCTCGCTTCTCTTTTTAATAAGCCCGGTTTTCCCATCATTGATCATTATACTTATTGTTTTGCCGGCGACGGCTGCCTGATGGAAGGTATTTCGCATGAAGCTTGTTCCCTAGCAGGAACATTGGGGCTCGGCAAGCTGATCGTTTTTTATGACGACAATGGCATTTCCATCGATGGTGAAGTTGTAAACTGGTTTCGCGATAACACCCCGCTCCGCTTTGAGGCTTATGGCTGGCATGTGATTCCGAATGTAAACGGCCATGACAGCGAAGCGATACATCAGGCTATCATTGCTGCACAGGCGGTGACGGATAAGCCCACGCTCATTTGCTGTAAGACCACGATAGGCTGGGGATCACCCAATCTGGCTGGTAAAGCTGAGACGCACGGCGCAGCGCTGGGCGAGAAAGAAATCGCTGCTGTACGAACACAGCTTAATTGGCCGCATACTCCTTTTGTGATTCCAGAAGAGGTTTATGCTTCCTGGGATGCTCGTCAAAAAGGGACGGCACTTGAAAAAGCGTGGCAGGCATTGTTCGACCGTTATCAGCATCAATATCCGGAGCTCGCAAAAGAATTGCTGCGCCGTATAGAAGGCCGGTTACCTGCTGACTGGCAGACACAAGCAGACAAGTTGCTGCATGAGCTGAATGAAAAAAAACAGTCTGTTGCGACCCGCAAGGCCTCCCAACTTTGTCTTAACCTCTATGCCAATCATCTGCCTGAAATGATGGGCGGTTCCGCAGATTTAACAGAATCAAACTGCACGAATTGGCAGGGCATGAAAGTGTTTTCTGACCAGGTGCCAGAAGGCCGCTATATTCACTACGGTGTGCGCGAGTTTGGCATGTCTGCCATCATGAATGGCTTAGCGCTTTACAAGGGCATCATTCCGTTTGGCGGCACTTTTTTAACTTTTTCAGATTATGCGCGTAATGCCATCAGGCTCGCTTCGTTAATGCGTCAGCGGGTCATTTTTGTTTATACGCATGATTCGATCGGGCTGGGTGAAGATGGCCCTACCCATCAGCCGGTGGAGCAGCTACCGGGCTTGCGTCTCATGCCTGGGCTTTCTGTCTGGCGTCCCTGCGATACGGTAGAAACGGCTGTGGCCTGGCGGGCTGCGATCGAACGCCAGGGGCCGACTTGTCTTCTTTTTTCGCGCCAGGCCTTGCCTCACCAGGAGCGGCATCCGGACCAGTTGCCATTGGTTCAGCGCGGCGGTTATATTCTTCTGGATTATGCAGACGGCAAACCTGACGCGATTTTAATTGCAACAGGGTCAGAAGTTGCACTGGCTGTTGAAGCGGCAAAGCAATTGAAAGACGCGAAAATCTATGTGCGCGTGGTTTCCATGCCTTCTACTGACGTCTTTCTCGCGCAGGATGAAAACTATCGCAACCAAGTTTTGCCTGGTTCGGTTTTGGCAAAAGTGGCTATTGAGGCGGCGGCCGGCGATTACTGGTATCGCTTCGTGGGCTTGCATGGGAAGGTAATAGGCATGAACCGCTTTGGTGCTTCTGCTCCAGCTAAGGACGTGTTCCGCGATTGCGGTTTTACCGTTGACCACGTAGTAGCAATTACTAAGGAAGTTATATATTCTGCTGCCAATGCTTCGCTGCATTTTGATGCAAAATGCGCATCAGGAATGGAAAAGTAA
- a CDS encoding phosphopentomutase, with translation MARAFIIMLDSFGLGATADAYKYGDEGANTLLHIAEHCQQGKANKAGVRSGSLHLPNLTRLGLNGAAMISSGKAVPGLDENAPIKAAYGCAKEISLGKDTQSGHWEMAGVPVLFEWGYFSPAYPSFPKALLDELIHRANLPGVLGNKHASGTMIIAELGQEHQKTGKPIVYTSADSVFQIAAHEETFGLQRLYDVCEVTRELVDQYNIGRVIARPFLGVPGHYYRTGNRRDYATPPPAPTLLDKLTEDGGEVIAIGKVADIYAHQGITRTIKADGNQALFAAFMEAATHAPDHSITFVNLVDFDMLYGHRRDVAGYAKALEEFDGWLPAFEKELKQNDLVIITADHGCDPTWQGSDHTREHVPVIAFGPSVKPGPIGLRDTFADIGQTLAKHLGLPLLEHGTAFI, from the coding sequence ATGGCGCGTGCTTTCATCATTATGCTGGATTCGTTCGGATTAGGCGCGACTGCCGATGCGTACAAGTACGGTGATGAAGGCGCCAATACCTTGCTCCATATCGCTGAGCATTGCCAACAGGGCAAAGCAAATAAAGCCGGTGTACGTTCAGGCTCCCTGCACCTTCCTAATCTGACGAGGCTAGGATTAAACGGCGCAGCAATGATCAGCAGCGGCAAAGCGGTTCCCGGACTTGATGAAAACGCTCCTATCAAGGCGGCTTATGGATGCGCGAAAGAAATAAGTCTTGGCAAAGATACACAAAGCGGCCATTGGGAAATGGCTGGGGTGCCGGTCCTGTTTGAATGGGGTTATTTTTCACCCGCTTATCCCAGTTTTCCCAAAGCATTGCTAGATGAACTTATTCATCGCGCCAATCTTCCTGGTGTGTTGGGGAATAAACACGCTTCAGGCACAATGATTATCGCGGAACTTGGTCAAGAGCATCAAAAAACTGGCAAACCTATTGTGTACACTTCCGCCGACAGTGTTTTTCAGATAGCAGCGCATGAAGAAACATTTGGATTGCAGCGTCTCTATGACGTATGTGAAGTTACCCGCGAGCTGGTGGATCAATACAATATTGGCCGGGTGATTGCACGGCCGTTTTTGGGTGTGCCAGGTCATTATTACCGCACAGGCAACCGTCGTGATTATGCAACACCACCTCCTGCGCCCACATTGCTGGACAAGCTGACAGAAGATGGCGGCGAAGTTATAGCGATAGGTAAAGTTGCTGACATTTATGCTCATCAAGGCATTACTCGCACAATCAAAGCCGATGGTAACCAGGCATTGTTTGCTGCTTTTATGGAAGCGGCTACACATGCGCCTGATCACAGTATTACCTTTGTAAACCTGGTTGATTTTGACATGCTCTATGGCCACCGTCGTGATGTGGCAGGTTATGCAAAAGCACTGGAAGAATTTGACGGATGGTTGCCTGCTTTCGAAAAAGAATTAAAACAAAATGATTTGGTGATTATCACCGCGGATCATGGTTGCGATCCCACCTGGCAGGGCTCGGATCATACACGGGAACACGTACCCGTGATTGCCTTTGGACCTTCCGTCAAACCAGGTCCTATTGGGTTGCGTGATACTTTCGCTGATATCGGGCAAACCCTTGCCAAACACCTGGGTCTTCCGCTGCTGGAACATGGAACGGCTTTTATTTAA
- the deoC gene encoding deoxyribose-phosphate aldolase, whose protein sequence is MQWAEAVRKQIDALKPIKVDTALQHRMLGLIDLTSLNETDTEANIAALCKKAQTPLGHVAAVCVGRPFVRQVAEVFAGSPVKTATVANFPKGDGSLETVLIEIGQAIQDGAQEVDVVFPYERYLAGERQYAHSFVAACKAACGNAVTLKVILETGVLSDLAIIADASLDVLTSGADFIKTSTGKIPEGATLEAAATMLLVVEHLNAHIKRPMGLKVAGGIRSMEQAAQYVELADQILGKNWISPDTFRIGSSKLVDEILHCI, encoded by the coding sequence ATGCAATGGGCTGAAGCGGTCAGGAAGCAGATTGATGCATTAAAGCCAATCAAGGTAGATACGGCGCTACAACATAGAATGCTGGGTTTAATAGATCTCACCAGCCTAAATGAAACGGATACTGAAGCGAATATCGCAGCGCTTTGCAAAAAAGCACAAACACCCTTAGGGCATGTGGCAGCTGTTTGCGTGGGACGTCCTTTTGTCCGACAAGTGGCGGAAGTTTTTGCTGGCTCGCCCGTTAAAACGGCGACGGTTGCCAATTTTCCAAAGGGTGATGGATCGCTTGAGACTGTTCTGATTGAAATTGGCCAAGCCATACAGGATGGCGCGCAAGAAGTAGACGTAGTTTTTCCTTATGAACGTTATTTGGCCGGTGAGCGGCAATATGCACATAGTTTTGTTGCTGCGTGCAAGGCGGCGTGCGGCAATGCAGTCACCCTCAAAGTCATTTTGGAAACAGGGGTGCTAAGTGATCTTGCCATCATTGCGGATGCCAGTCTGGATGTGCTCACCAGCGGGGCGGATTTTATTAAAACGTCGACAGGAAAAATACCGGAAGGCGCGACACTGGAAGCAGCAGCAACGATGCTGTTAGTGGTCGAGCATTTGAATGCGCATATCAAGCGTCCCATGGGGTTAAAAGTGGCTGGCGGCATAAGAAGCATGGAGCAGGCAGCTCAATATGTTGAGCTGGCTGATCAAATACTGGGCAAAAACTGGATCTCTCCGGATACTTTTAGAATCGGTTCAAGCAAGCTAGTGGATGAGATACTGCATTGTATTTAA
- a CDS encoding sulfatase produces the protein MRHTARPKNLFNRLLCLTGLFVFGQLAFFYPHYHVAELIDSLTRSSILPVLLRPVILVPVLQFVFIQVVAYILFVSWIWFVSVSLGALFRLSADATGWSSILVWFLGCIFILLLNHCYFPDSFFAAPFHYYAWIDALSHFLLMGLGVILLLMTLLAYVYFFWRDKNKRSGYVITGYLLLLIGTVLIAICLGDKYYLSRERVHQPSLKPNIILIGLDSLRPDFTGFLGNKRVHTPHIDQFMRQATLFTQGYTPLARTFPAWMSILTARYPKHHRARNNLADPSTLLAQTTLATRLQQAGYETIYATDEKRFSNITKQYGFDRIIGPRMGANDFLIGGLNDFPLSNLLIRLPIGRWIFPYNYGNRAASITYEPDSFLQLINAGLAEPADKPVMLAVHLCLTHWPYTWARDGQEKDLILSERYRSSVSAVDAQLGKLLRLLKAKGLLENSLVVLLSDHGTALGLPDDRIVAKEKYQGDQRLLSRISVSRLNTATPFSANFKKDYSIGAAYGQGNDVLSLKQSHVLIAFKGYGLRIPSQRVNEAVSLMDVAPTILDWLGLPPLKPADGLSLKNYLLKQENQAVSLRPLFMETGDRVAEAEGSHINIQNVLGKRISAYSINLNNGLLTLNAAFEQSILKNKQRAMLLGDWLLAHYPRETRLGFVPVSPAKPDQLTLKPYDIGPYFVLVNVRTGKWTIGLSSPFAKSAPLAILLREFNQFYGEEVQILQ, from the coding sequence ATGCGCCATACTGCCAGACCAAAAAATCTTTTTAATAGGCTTTTATGTCTGACCGGGCTCTTTGTTTTTGGCCAGCTGGCGTTTTTTTATCCTCATTATCATGTAGCAGAACTCATTGATTCGCTTACACGCAGTTCCATTTTGCCGGTTTTGCTGCGCCCGGTGATTTTGGTCCCTGTCCTGCAGTTTGTTTTCATCCAAGTTGTTGCCTATATTTTGTTTGTCAGCTGGATCTGGTTTGTTTCTGTTTCCTTGGGAGCGTTGTTCAGGTTGTCGGCCGATGCGACTGGCTGGTCAAGCATTCTCGTGTGGTTTTTGGGCTGCATTTTTATCTTGCTGTTAAACCATTGTTACTTTCCGGATTCATTCTTCGCCGCGCCATTTCATTACTATGCATGGATTGATGCTCTAAGCCATTTCTTACTGATGGGATTGGGGGTGATCCTGCTGCTCATGACACTCTTGGCGTATGTTTATTTTTTCTGGCGCGATAAAAATAAGCGCAGCGGATATGTTATAACCGGTTACCTATTGTTGCTGATAGGAACCGTTTTGATAGCGATTTGTCTCGGCGACAAATACTATCTTTCTCGTGAGAGAGTACATCAACCTTCTTTAAAACCCAATATTATCCTGATCGGCCTTGATTCATTGCGACCGGATTTTACCGGCTTTTTGGGTAACAAAAGGGTACATACACCGCATATAGATCAATTCATGCGGCAGGCAACGCTTTTTACCCAAGGATATACACCGCTTGCTCGCACCTTTCCTGCCTGGATGAGTATTTTAACAGCGCGCTACCCCAAGCATCATCGTGCACGCAATAATTTGGCGGACCCTTCTACCTTGCTGGCCCAGACAACATTGGCCACACGGTTGCAACAAGCGGGTTACGAGACTATCTACGCGACGGATGAAAAGCGTTTCAGCAATATTACCAAGCAGTACGGGTTTGATCGCATTATCGGGCCGCGCATGGGGGCAAATGACTTTTTAATCGGCGGTTTGAATGATTTCCCCCTGAGCAATCTTCTCATCCGGCTGCCTATTGGGCGATGGATTTTCCCCTATAATTATGGCAATCGCGCCGCCAGTATTACCTATGAGCCTGACAGTTTTTTACAATTGATAAACGCGGGTCTTGCAGAGCCTGCAGACAAGCCTGTGATGCTTGCAGTCCATTTGTGTCTGACACATTGGCCATATACATGGGCACGTGACGGGCAGGAAAAAGATTTAATTTTATCCGAGCGCTATCGTAGCAGCGTTTCTGCGGTAGATGCGCAATTGGGTAAATTGCTGCGCTTATTAAAGGCGAAGGGTTTGCTGGAAAACAGCCTGGTGGTTCTCCTATCCGATCACGGTACAGCCCTTGGTCTCCCTGATGACCGCATTGTGGCTAAAGAAAAATATCAGGGTGATCAGCGCTTGCTGTCACGGATTTCCGTCTCACGTCTCAATACGGCCACCCCTTTCAGTGCCAATTTCAAAAAAGATTATTCCATTGGCGCTGCTTATGGCCAGGGTAATGATGTACTGAGTCTTAAGCAGTCTCATGTGCTGATAGCGTTTAAGGGGTATGGGCTGCGCATCCCTTCTCAGCGCGTGAATGAAGCTGTTTCCCTTATGGATGTAGCGCCTACCATTCTAGATTGGCTTGGTTTGCCGCCCCTGAAGCCTGCAGATGGTCTTTCACTTAAAAATTATTTACTCAAGCAAGAAAACCAGGCCGTGTCGCTTCGACCATTATTTATGGAAACAGGTGACAGAGTGGCGGAGGCAGAAGGCAGTCATATCAATATTCAAAATGTACTAGGTAAACGAATCAGTGCTTATTCTATTAATTTGAATAATGGATTGCTGACTTTGAATGCGGCATTCGAACAGTCCATACTCAAAAATAAGCAAAGGGCCATGCTGTTGGGCGACTGGCTGCTGGCGCATTATCCCAGGGAAACACGGCTGGGTTTTGTACCTGTTTCACCTGCTAAACCGGACCAGCTCACTTTGAAACCGTATGATATTGGTCCCTATTTTGTGCTAGTGAATGTAAGAACAGGCAAGTGGACGATAGGGCTTTCCTCTCCTTTTGCTAAAAGCGCTCCCCTTGCGATACTGCTTCGGGAATTTAATCAGTTTTATGGCGAAGAAGTTCAGATTCTTCAATGA
- a CDS encoding purine-nucleoside phosphorylase has protein sequence MASSLAEVMQVIQRYVPKGFNPRIGMILGSGLSSLAEQIVNPVSVPYQAIPGLQTGNVAGHASLLVMGYLNDVPVVCLRGRLHLYEGVSYDSIRLLVRIVRKLGCNIFIVTGAAGSLREETEPGELMMINDHINFHPGNPLVGPNDETIGPRFLAMDDAYDIDLQDIMQTAADKLNITLHRGVYISTLGPSFETPAEIRAFKRWGADAVGMSVVPEVILARHCGMRVACVAAITNLAAGLSKEKISHDGTLHFGELAARKLTKLIPEFIKEANSIYAMG, from the coding sequence ATGGCCTCTTCCCTAGCTGAGGTGATGCAAGTCATTCAACGTTATGTGCCAAAGGGCTTTAATCCCCGAATTGGCATGATCCTGGGTTCCGGCCTTTCTTCCCTGGCTGAACAAATCGTTAATCCTGTTTCTGTTCCTTATCAGGCGATACCCGGTTTGCAAACCGGAAATGTGGCGGGGCATGCCTCGTTGTTGGTGATGGGCTATCTGAATGATGTGCCAGTGGTCTGTCTGCGCGGCCGTTTGCATCTTTATGAAGGTGTTTCCTATGATTCCATTCGCCTCCTGGTGCGCATTGTCAGAAAACTGGGCTGCAATATCTTTATTGTCACTGGCGCCGCAGGTTCGTTGCGTGAAGAAACAGAGCCGGGCGAGTTGATGATGATCAATGATCATATCAATTTCCATCCCGGTAATCCGCTAGTGGGGCCTAACGATGAAACCATCGGGCCGCGTTTCCTTGCCATGGATGATGCTTATGACATTGATCTGCAGGATATTATGCAAACGGCCGCGGACAAGTTAAATATTACTCTGCACAGAGGGGTTTATATTTCAACATTGGGACCGTCTTTTGAAACACCAGCAGAAATTCGCGCTTTCAAACGGTGGGGCGCTGATGCGGTAGGCATGTCAGTCGTGCCGGAAGTCATTTTGGCACGGCATTGCGGCATGCGCGTAGCCTGCGTGGCAGCTATTACGAATCTCGCTGCGGGGCTTAGCAAAGAGAAAATCAGCCATGACGGTACACTGCACTTCGGTGAGTTAGCGGCACGCAAATTAACGAAACTGATTCCTGAGTTTATCAAAGAAGCGAACAGCATTTATGCAATGGGCTGA